Proteins co-encoded in one Cytobacillus sp. NJ13 genomic window:
- a CDS encoding hemolysin family protein — MDILNLVFIAILIALTAFFVTSEFAIVKIRSSRIDQLIEEGNKNAIAAKKVISNLDEYLSACQLGITITALGLGWLGEPTIEHLLRPVINSFGLPSSISHIISFSIAFAFITFLHVVVGELAPKTLAIQKAEAVTLLTTRPLIWFYRVMYPIIWALNGSARLLTSMFGLKPASEHELAHSEEELRIILSESYESGEINQSEFKYVNKIFEFDNRIAKEIMVPRTEIVSLSKDDTLEDFLQIVQEEKFTRYPIIDGDKDHIIGMVNIKEVMTDLIMNRELSSSTLKSYIRPIIRVIDSIPIHELLLKMQKERIHMAILMDEYGGTSGLVTVEDIIEEIVGEIRDEFDMDEVPMVRKTQEGQYIIDSKVLVSEVNDLLGTDINDEDVDTIGGWILTENYEAKQGDMIEHEKYLFKILDMEEHHIKYIEVTAVPETEEPAPAKEVPFTETEVLS, encoded by the coding sequence TTGGACATATTAAACTTGGTTTTTATAGCCATTTTAATTGCTTTAACGGCTTTTTTCGTTACATCGGAATTTGCCATTGTTAAAATACGAAGTTCCAGGATTGATCAGCTAATTGAAGAAGGCAATAAAAATGCAATTGCTGCGAAGAAAGTCATTTCGAATTTGGATGAATACCTTTCAGCCTGCCAACTGGGAATTACCATTACAGCACTGGGTCTTGGCTGGCTGGGTGAACCGACAATTGAACACCTGCTGCGGCCAGTGATCAACAGTTTCGGATTGCCGTCTTCCATTTCGCATATTATCTCATTCAGCATAGCTTTTGCTTTTATCACCTTCCTGCACGTGGTTGTGGGGGAATTGGCTCCAAAGACTCTGGCGATACAAAAGGCAGAAGCGGTTACACTGTTAACAACACGTCCTTTAATCTGGTTTTACCGGGTTATGTATCCGATTATCTGGGCGCTGAATGGTTCTGCCCGCCTATTGACCAGCATGTTTGGATTAAAGCCTGCTTCTGAACACGAATTGGCACATTCTGAAGAAGAACTTCGCATTATTTTATCAGAAAGCTATGAAAGCGGCGAAATCAACCAATCTGAGTTTAAGTATGTAAATAAAATCTTTGAGTTTGATAATCGTATCGCGAAAGAAATAATGGTTCCGCGTACAGAAATTGTCTCTCTCTCAAAAGATGATACACTTGAAGACTTCCTGCAAATCGTTCAGGAAGAGAAATTTACACGATATCCCATTATAGATGGAGATAAGGATCATATCATTGGCATGGTCAACATTAAAGAAGTCATGACAGATCTCATTATGAACAGGGAATTATCATCAAGCACCCTTAAATCTTACATTCGTCCCATTATCAGGGTCATTGACAGCATACCTATCCATGAGCTGCTGCTTAAAATGCAGAAAGAACGCATTCACATGGCCATCTTAATGGATGAATACGGCGGTACCTCGGGGTTAGTCACTGTTGAAGATATCATTGAAGAGATTGTTGGTGAGATCCGCGATGAGTTCGATATGGATGAAGTGCCCATGGTCAGAAAGACGCAAGAAGGCCAATATATCATTGATTCCAAAGTTCTTGTCAGCGAAGTTAACGACTTGCTGGGTACCGATATCAATGATGAAGATGTCGATACCATTGGCGGATGGATATTGACTGAAAACTACGAAGCCAAACAAGGCGACATGATTGAACATGAAAAATACCTGTTCAAAATTCTGGATATGGAAGAGCACCATATTAAGTATATTGAAGTAACAGCAGTACCAGAAACTGAAGAGCCGGCACCCGCAAAAGAAGTGCCTTTTACTGAAACAGAGGTATTGTCATAA
- a CDS encoding DUF948 domain-containing protein, with translation MFIVYASLILIAVSLIFLGIYAFKAYKDAKPAIKKLTALSTVMQLKADQLKNGVDELTATQKEIQRDINYKKQTFNNTISAVKETPKKIKKWWNIKIPFIHQIK, from the coding sequence ATGTTCATTGTATATGCAAGCTTGATTCTTATTGCAGTATCCCTGATCTTTCTGGGCATCTATGCTTTTAAAGCATACAAGGATGCCAAACCGGCAATTAAGAAACTGACAGCTCTAAGCACTGTTATGCAGCTAAAAGCCGATCAATTAAAAAATGGAGTTGACGAACTGACAGCAACCCAGAAAGAAATTCAAAGAGATATCAATTATAAAAAACAGACCTTTAACAATACGATATCCGCAGTAAAAGAAACACCAAAGAAAATTAAGAAATGGTGGAACATTAAAATACCTTTTATCCACCAAATTAAATAA
- a CDS encoding YihY/virulence factor BrkB family protein, which yields MHKVIQFGKKLGKEFKKDRATGLAAEQAYYYMLSIFPLLILLISIVPYLSLDPQKALSYLQSVMPSDSFNVIEDNVVDIITKPNGGLLTFGIIGTLWSASNGMQAFIRAMNDAFDVEETRSFIKSRLISIGLTLGLLAAFIIAMVLPVFGKVIMNFVENFINIPDGMQILINVLRWVIAFVIMVTVLAILYKVAPNKHFPFKQVLPGAIAATVMWQLISFGLSFYVSNFGNYSATYGSLGGVIVLMLWFFLTGLALVIGGEISALYHRNNTFKPGSGKKDDKESPKVQTDAEAYRTLSIK from the coding sequence ATGCATAAGGTTATTCAATTTGGCAAGAAGCTCGGAAAGGAATTTAAGAAAGATCGGGCAACCGGGCTTGCAGCCGAACAAGCCTATTATTATATGCTCTCCATTTTTCCTTTGTTAATTCTGCTTATCTCTATTGTTCCATATCTTTCACTGGATCCCCAAAAAGCATTATCATACTTGCAGAGTGTAATGCCGTCAGATTCATTTAATGTTATTGAAGATAATGTAGTGGATATCATTACGAAGCCGAACGGCGGCCTGCTGACGTTCGGTATCATAGGTACTTTATGGTCCGCTTCTAATGGAATGCAGGCTTTCATAAGAGCCATGAATGACGCCTTTGATGTGGAGGAAACGAGGTCATTTATAAAATCAAGACTAATATCCATAGGTTTGACTCTTGGTTTGCTCGCAGCATTCATCATTGCTATGGTTCTTCCTGTGTTCGGAAAAGTCATCATGAACTTTGTTGAGAATTTTATTAACATACCTGATGGGATGCAGATACTGATCAATGTATTGAGATGGGTCATTGCTTTTGTGATCATGGTTACAGTCCTGGCTATTCTTTATAAGGTAGCACCGAATAAACATTTTCCTTTCAAGCAGGTCTTGCCAGGTGCAATAGCCGCAACAGTTATGTGGCAGCTTATATCTTTTGGCTTGTCCTTTTATGTAAGCAATTTTGGGAATTATTCCGCCACATACGGAAGCCTTGGCGGAGTCATTGTACTGATGCTATGGTTCTTTTTAACCGGACTTGCCCTTGTTATTGGCGGGGAAATAAGTGCCCTCTATCACAGAAATAATACATTTAAGCCGGGCAGCGGAAAGAAAGATGACAAAGAAAGTCCCAAGGTACAAACAGATGCAGAAGCATATCGTACACTTTCAATAAAATAG
- a CDS encoding response regulator transcription factor has translation MKILVVEDNESVCSMLEMFFMKEGYQGVFVHDGQQGFEHFNKERWDLIIVDWMLPIMDGVTLCRKIRELSKVPIIMLTAKDSESDQVLGLEMGADDYVTKPFSPLTLMARIKAVTRRFQAEAVSVDDPHYVASEYFKISRDSREAYYNGQLLKNLTPKEFDLLYYLVKHPKQVFTREQLLDSVWGYQFYGDERTVDVHIKRLRKKIGTDEQPFIHTVWGVGYKFDETAAENES, from the coding sequence ATGAAAATACTTGTTGTGGAAGATAATGAAAGTGTCTGTTCAATGCTGGAGATGTTCTTTATGAAAGAAGGGTATCAGGGTGTCTTTGTCCACGATGGGCAGCAGGGGTTTGAACATTTTAATAAAGAAAGATGGGACTTAATTATCGTCGATTGGATGCTTCCTATCATGGATGGAGTGACTCTCTGCCGTAAGATAAGGGAATTGAGCAAGGTCCCGATTATTATGCTGACGGCTAAAGATAGCGAGTCCGATCAGGTTCTGGGCCTTGAAATGGGTGCTGATGATTATGTGACCAAGCCATTCAGTCCGCTGACGCTAATGGCCAGGATCAAAGCGGTGACACGCAGGTTTCAGGCTGAAGCAGTATCAGTGGATGACCCCCACTATGTTGCCAGTGAATACTTCAAAATCAGCAGAGATTCCAGAGAGGCCTATTATAATGGGCAGCTTCTTAAGAATTTGACCCCAAAGGAATTTGACTTGCTGTATTATCTTGTAAAACATCCAAAACAGGTATTTACAAGAGAGCAGCTGCTTGATAGTGTATGGGGGTATCAGTTTTATGGAGATGAAAGAACGGTTGATGTACATATAAAAAGGCTCAGGAAAAAAATAGGCACGGATGAGCAGCCTTTTATCCATACAGTATGGGGCGTGGGCTATAAATTTGATGAAACGGCAGCTGAAAATGAAAGTTAA
- a CDS encoding sulfite exporter TauE/SafE family protein, producing MDLTYLIVIFLIGFIGSYISGMVGIGGSIIKYPMLLYIPPLFGLAAFSAHEVSGISAVQVFFATIGGVWAYRKGGYLNKTLIIYMGSAILIGSLIGSYGSRFMTEGGINLVYGVLALIAAVMMFVPKKGLDDIPLDQVKFNKWLAAFFALIVGIGAGIVGAAGAFLLVPIMLVVLKIPTRMTIATSLAITFISSIGSTAGKLATGQVDYIPAAIMIIASLIASPLGAAAGKRVNTKILQVILAVLILATSIKIWMDIL from the coding sequence ATGGATTTAACCTACTTAATCGTTATATTTTTAATTGGTTTTATCGGGTCTTACATTTCCGGCATGGTAGGAATTGGCGGCTCAATCATTAAATACCCTATGCTTTTATACATCCCGCCATTATTTGGATTAGCTGCTTTTTCTGCTCACGAAGTATCCGGAATCAGTGCAGTACAGGTGTTTTTTGCAACAATCGGGGGTGTCTGGGCTTACAGAAAAGGCGGGTACCTGAATAAAACACTTATTATTTATATGGGTTCAGCAATACTAATCGGAAGTTTAATCGGAAGCTATGGTTCAAGGTTTATGACTGAAGGCGGCATCAATCTTGTATATGGTGTATTGGCTTTAATTGCCGCAGTCATGATGTTCGTGCCGAAAAAAGGCTTGGATGATATACCTTTGGATCAAGTAAAGTTCAATAAATGGCTTGCAGCCTTCTTTGCTTTGATTGTCGGCATTGGAGCTGGAATCGTAGGTGCAGCAGGTGCATTTTTACTGGTTCCTATTATGCTGGTTGTATTGAAGATCCCTACAAGGATGACGATTGCTACATCACTGGCCATTACATTTATTTCATCGATTGGATCTACAGCTGGTAAATTGGCAACCGGCCAGGTGGACTATATTCCTGCTGCCATAATGATCATTGCCAGCTTAATTGCTTCTCCATTAGGAGCTGCTGCAGGAAAAAGAGTAAATACAAAAATCCTCCAGGTCATTTTGGCAGTTTTAATTCTGGCAACATCAATCAAAATCTGGATGGATATTTTATAA
- a CDS encoding YitT family protein, with translation MNVSLETAVEANVHKGLTKGKLAKRIFFIILGAILMGVGIEEFLVPNKILDGGIVGISIILSHMSGWKLGWFIFILNIPFFYIGYKQIGKTFALSTLLGIAVLSATTLLLHEVPVFTEDLLLATVFGGIVLGVGVGMVIRYGGSLDGTEILAILVNKKLPFSVGEIIMFFNIFIFATAGFVFGWDRAMYSILAYFIAFKTIDVVISGLDESKSAWIISDQHKVIGEAILARLGRGVTYLNGEGAYTGDDKKVIFCVITRLEEAKLKSIVEELDPSAFLAVADIAEVRGGRFKKKAIH, from the coding sequence ATGAACGTTTCACTTGAAACTGCTGTTGAAGCAAATGTACATAAAGGGTTGACTAAAGGCAAGCTTGCAAAAAGGATTTTCTTCATCATACTTGGAGCCATACTTATGGGTGTCGGAATCGAAGAATTCCTAGTGCCCAATAAAATTCTGGATGGCGGAATAGTAGGAATCTCCATTATCCTCTCTCACATGTCCGGCTGGAAACTCGGCTGGTTTATTTTTATCTTAAATATTCCATTTTTTTACATAGGGTACAAACAGATAGGGAAAACCTTTGCTTTGTCTACATTGCTCGGCATTGCGGTATTATCAGCCACTACCCTCCTCTTGCATGAGGTTCCCGTATTTACAGAGGACTTGCTGTTAGCTACTGTATTTGGCGGTATCGTTCTTGGCGTTGGAGTCGGAATGGTGATTAGATATGGAGGATCTTTAGATGGAACAGAGATACTGGCCATTCTGGTAAATAAAAAGCTCCCGTTCTCTGTCGGGGAAATTATTATGTTTTTCAATATCTTCATTTTTGCTACTGCAGGCTTTGTTTTTGGCTGGGACCGTGCCATGTACTCAATCCTTGCATATTTCATTGCTTTCAAGACTATTGATGTTGTCATCAGCGGGCTGGATGAATCCAAATCCGCATGGATCATCAGCGACCAGCACAAGGTGATAGGCGAAGCGATTCTGGCCCGGCTTGGACGAGGCGTCACCTACTTAAATGGGGAAGGTGCATACACTGGGGATGACAAAAAAGTAATTTTTTGTGTTATAACCAGACTTGAAGAAGCAAAATTAAAATCAATTGTCGAAGAATTAGATCCGAGTGCTTTTTTAGCAGTAGCTGATATTGCTGAAGTCAGAGGCGGCAGATTTAAAAAGAAAGCCATTCACTAA
- a CDS encoding NCS2 family permease, which translates to MSSFFRFRERETTYKQETIAGLTTFLSMAYILIVNPIILSQAGMDKGAVFTATALSAIIGSLLIGLLSNYPIGIAPSMGLNSFFTFSVCIGMGIPWQTALTGVFVSGILFVILSLLKIREKIINIIPKDLKHAIAGGIGFFIAFIGLKNAGLIVGNDATFVAIGDFKSPVTLLAVFCFILTIVLMVRGVKGAIFYGMVISSAAGMLIGLIDKPEKIVGAIPSLEPTFGEVFLNIDQIFTPEMLAVIFTFLFVAFFDTAGALIAIASQSGLMKNNEIPNAGKALLADSSATVVGSVLGTSTTASMIESSSGIAAGGRTGFTSVIISACFAVALFFSPLLGVITAEVTSPALIIVGALMAMEVKHIDWGKLEIAIPAFVTILMMPLTFSVATGIALGFILYPITMLALKRPKEIHPIMYGLCIAFMGYFVYLA; encoded by the coding sequence ATGTCATCTTTTTTCCGGTTTCGTGAAAGAGAAACAACTTACAAACAGGAAACCATCGCAGGTTTAACGACGTTTTTATCAATGGCATATATATTAATTGTAAATCCAATTATACTTAGCCAGGCTGGAATGGATAAAGGAGCTGTCTTTACGGCTACGGCGCTGTCTGCTATTATTGGCTCTTTATTAATTGGCTTGTTGTCCAATTATCCAATTGGGATTGCACCAAGCATGGGCCTCAATTCTTTCTTCACTTTTTCTGTCTGCATTGGGATGGGCATTCCATGGCAAACTGCTTTAACTGGTGTATTTGTATCAGGAATTTTATTTGTGATTTTAAGCTTATTAAAAATACGGGAAAAAATTATTAACATCATACCCAAGGATTTAAAGCATGCAATAGCAGGCGGCATTGGCTTTTTTATTGCTTTTATCGGATTGAAAAATGCGGGCTTGATTGTAGGTAATGATGCAACATTTGTTGCGATTGGCGATTTTAAATCCCCAGTCACGCTGCTGGCTGTTTTCTGTTTTATTTTAACAATCGTTTTAATGGTAAGGGGAGTCAAAGGTGCCATTTTCTATGGCATGGTCATTTCATCTGCTGCTGGAATGTTAATTGGCCTTATTGATAAACCGGAAAAAATTGTTGGGGCCATTCCAAGCCTTGAACCGACATTTGGTGAAGTTTTTCTGAATATTGATCAAATCTTTACGCCGGAAATGCTGGCAGTCATATTCACTTTCTTATTTGTTGCCTTTTTTGATACGGCTGGAGCCTTAATAGCCATTGCAAGCCAGTCAGGATTGATGAAGAATAATGAAATCCCTAATGCGGGAAAAGCGCTTCTGGCGGATTCAAGTGCTACTGTAGTCGGTTCTGTGCTTGGAACTTCTACAACTGCCTCCATGATTGAGTCCAGTTCAGGGATTGCGGCGGGAGGAAGGACAGGCTTTACTTCAGTAATCATCTCTGCATGCTTCGCTGTTGCATTATTCTTTTCTCCATTGCTCGGTGTAATTACGGCCGAAGTTACGTCTCCGGCACTTATCATTGTAGGAGCACTGATGGCTATGGAAGTGAAACATATAGATTGGGGAAAGCTGGAGATTGCCATTCCGGCATTTGTGACCATCTTAATGATGCCGCTGACTTTCAGTGTAGCAACTGGGATTGCTCTAGGCTTCATTTTATACCCAATCACAATGCTGGCATTGAAAAGGCCAAAAGAAATTCATCCAATCATGTATGGACTATGTATTGCATTTATGGGGTATTTTGTTTATCTTGCATAA
- a CDS encoding HAMP domain-containing sensor histidine kinase — MKVKYFYQLLLSHVSILILAFLLLSILFSQFVENYIFENKVEELDSYGEQILTDLTVRLEGDEQFLTEYSQLLDARNIKYILFDHKGRVLYPELKSDPMIQLTKSEWAEISKGNKVTVKHDIERFGQEVTLVSMPYMQGGNLVGGVLLLSPITGAMEVVSQLNRFLLYTIFISLSATILLSLVLSKNLIKRIMDLRNAASMISSGNYDVNVPYTYMDEIGELAKDFNDMAARLKESNEEIKRLENRRRKFIADVSHELRTPLTTISGLAEGIKGGMILEAEKEKGMVLIDREAKRLIRLVNENLDYEKIRSNQLQLNKMDIDLMEAFEIVKEQLEIQAGEKGNRIYLEAEEGVSVHADYDRLIQILVNIVKNSIQFTDQGSILLRGKEDPDQTVIEIEDTGIGIDPQEIESIWLRFYKADLSRTNHSFGEFGIGLSIVKQLVQLHSGEIAVSSDRGEGTKFTIRFPRKKASLQ; from the coding sequence ATGAAAGTTAAATATTTTTATCAGCTGCTGCTTAGCCATGTCAGCATCCTCATTCTGGCATTCCTGTTATTAAGCATTCTTTTCTCCCAGTTTGTTGAGAATTATATTTTTGAAAATAAAGTGGAAGAGCTCGATTCCTATGGGGAACAGATCCTGACTGATTTAACAGTCAGGTTAGAGGGTGATGAGCAATTTTTAACAGAATACAGCCAGCTGCTCGATGCAAGGAATATAAAATACATCCTCTTTGACCATAAAGGGAGGGTCTTGTATCCGGAGCTCAAATCAGATCCGATGATTCAGCTGACCAAATCTGAGTGGGCTGAAATTTCGAAAGGAAATAAAGTAACTGTAAAGCATGATATAGAACGCTTCGGCCAGGAGGTAACATTGGTTTCCATGCCTTATATGCAGGGGGGCAACCTGGTTGGAGGAGTTTTGCTTCTGTCACCTATAACTGGAGCGATGGAGGTTGTCAGCCAATTAAATCGATTTTTATTATATACCATTTTTATTTCACTCTCTGCGACCATTCTGTTAAGCCTGGTTCTGTCTAAAAATCTGATCAAGAGAATAATGGACCTCAGGAATGCTGCCTCTATGATTTCATCCGGGAACTATGATGTAAATGTGCCATACACCTATATGGATGAAATCGGTGAACTGGCTAAAGACTTTAACGATATGGCAGCCAGATTGAAGGAGTCTAATGAAGAAATTAAAAGACTGGAGAATAGAAGGAGGAAATTCATTGCGGATGTCTCGCACGAGCTGCGGACTCCTTTGACCACCATCAGTGGTTTGGCTGAAGGAATTAAAGGAGGAATGATCCTGGAGGCGGAAAAGGAAAAAGGGATGGTCCTGATTGACAGGGAAGCAAAGAGGCTTATTCGTCTGGTAAACGAAAATCTGGATTATGAAAAGATCCGGTCCAATCAGCTGCAGCTGAATAAAATGGATATTGATCTTATGGAAGCCTTTGAAATTGTTAAGGAACAGCTGGAAATTCAGGCAGGGGAAAAAGGCAACAGGATTTATCTTGAGGCTGAAGAAGGTGTTTCAGTTCATGCAGATTATGACCGGCTAATTCAAATTTTAGTTAATATTGTAAAGAACAGCATCCAATTCACCGATCAAGGTTCCATATTATTAAGGGGTAAAGAAGATCCTGATCAGACAGTGATCGAAATAGAGGACACGGGCATAGGCATCGATCCTCAAGAAATCGAGTCTATCTGGCTGCGTTTTTATAAAGCTGATTTATCCAGGACCAATCATTCCTTTGGTGAATTTGGCATTGGACTTTCCATTGTTAAACAGCTTGTTCAGCTGCACAGCGGAGAGATTGCTGTCAGCAGTGATAGAGGGGAAGGGACTAAATTTACGATTAGGTTTCCACGGAAAAAAGCATCTTTGCAATAA
- a CDS encoding metalloregulator ArsR/SmtB family transcription factor, protein MTEENTPYPADLDEETLFMVSQTFKALSDPTRLRILHLLFHGEYSVNEIAENLSLLQSTVSHQLRFLKNLRLVKFRREGTTLFYSHDDEHVISLLNQAIEHSQHS, encoded by the coding sequence ATGACAGAAGAAAACACGCCGTACCCAGCCGATCTGGATGAAGAAACCTTATTCATGGTTTCCCAAACATTCAAAGCATTATCAGATCCAACCAGGCTTAGAATTCTTCATTTATTATTTCACGGAGAGTATTCGGTAAATGAGATTGCCGAAAACCTATCACTGCTTCAGTCTACGGTTTCTCACCAGCTTCGCTTTTTGAAAAACCTGCGGCTGGTAAAATTCCGCCGTGAAGGAACCACTCTTTTCTACAGCCATGATGATGAACACGTCATTAGTTTATTGAACCAGGCAATCGAACATAGCCAGCATTCATAA
- a CDS encoding MerR family transcriptional regulator, with protein sequence MGELANIANVSKRTIDYYTSIGLIKAKRSKSNYRIYSEEVLSDLRFIEECKLLHFPLEEIKRKLEMKTKREIQTGEVEKHINAVTLQIKQLHQEIAVLMPLINTLDDEQKDGFSKKLTIESTALLRSLSDLTS encoded by the coding sequence ATCGGCGAATTAGCCAATATTGCTAATGTTTCTAAAAGAACTATAGATTACTACACTAGCATTGGCCTAATTAAAGCGAAACGCTCAAAATCAAATTATCGCATATACTCAGAAGAAGTATTGTCTGATTTAAGATTCATTGAGGAATGCAAACTGCTGCATTTTCCGCTTGAAGAGATTAAGAGAAAACTAGAAATGAAAACGAAAAGGGAGATTCAGACAGGGGAAGTTGAAAAGCATATTAACGCAGTCACATTGCAGATTAAACAGCTTCATCAGGAAATAGCTGTTCTCATGCCGCTTATTAATACACTGGATGATGAACAGAAAGATGGCTTTTCCAAGAAGCTGACTATTGAAAGCACTGCATTGCTCCGTTCCCTTTCCGACTTAACCAGCTGA
- a CDS encoding hemolysin family protein — protein sequence MITLNLFLLFFLIALTAFFVASEFAIVKVRTSRIDQLIMEGNAKARSAKQVISSLDEYLSACQLGITITALGLGWLGEPTIERLLHPVFESINLQASLTHILSFVIAFSVVTFLHVVIGELAPKTFAIQKAEAITLSFSKPLILFYRIMYPFIWILNGSARIITGLFGLKPVSESEMAHSEEELRIILSESLKSGEINPSEYQYVDRIFEFDNRIAKEIMVPRTEIVTLPEDSSLAEILDLILNERYTRYPVTAGDKDNILGIINVKEILTDCVRKKCEGKHPLRQYIKPVIRVIETIPIHDLLLRMQKERSHMAILLDEYGGTAGVVTVEDILEEIVGEIRDEFDADELPFVQKSGENHYILDAKLLISEANDLLGTSLSDDDVDTIGGWIMTQKYDVTQGDFIEEEGFRFIIKEMEGHHISYIEVVKI from the coding sequence ATGATCACCCTTAACCTATTCTTATTATTTTTCTTAATTGCATTAACTGCTTTTTTTGTTGCATCTGAATTTGCGATTGTTAAAGTAAGGACTTCACGAATTGACCAGCTTATTATGGAGGGAAATGCTAAAGCCCGTTCAGCAAAACAAGTTATCAGCAGTCTGGATGAATACTTATCCGCCTGTCAGCTTGGAATTACGATTACAGCACTGGGCCTCGGCTGGCTTGGTGAACCGACTATTGAGAGGCTGCTTCATCCCGTATTTGAAAGCATTAACTTACAGGCTTCCCTAACTCATATCCTCTCTTTTGTCATTGCTTTTTCTGTTGTGACATTTCTCCATGTGGTCATTGGAGAGCTGGCGCCAAAAACCTTTGCCATACAAAAGGCAGAGGCAATAACGTTATCTTTTTCAAAACCATTAATTTTATTTTACAGGATCATGTATCCTTTTATTTGGATATTAAATGGTTCAGCAAGAATTATTACAGGATTATTTGGACTGAAGCCTGTATCAGAAAGTGAAATGGCCCATTCAGAGGAAGAGCTTCGGATTATCCTATCTGAAAGCTTAAAGAGCGGAGAAATCAATCCATCAGAATACCAGTATGTGGATCGAATTTTTGAATTTGACAATAGAATTGCTAAAGAGATAATGGTTCCGCGAACCGAGATTGTTACCCTGCCGGAAGATTCATCATTGGCAGAAATCCTGGATCTCATATTGAATGAGCGATACACCAGATATCCGGTTACGGCGGGTGATAAAGATAATATTCTGGGGATTATTAATGTAAAGGAAATCTTAACTGACTGCGTTAGAAAAAAGTGTGAAGGCAAACACCCTTTACGGCAATATATTAAACCTGTCATCAGGGTGATTGAAACCATTCCCATTCACGATTTGCTCCTAAGAATGCAAAAAGAGCGGTCCCATATGGCAATTCTCCTTGATGAATACGGCGGAACAGCTGGAGTGGTCACAGTTGAAGATATCCTCGAAGAAATTGTAGGTGAAATTCGAGACGAATTTGATGCCGACGAACTTCCGTTTGTTCAAAAGTCAGGAGAAAATCATTATATCCTGGATGCAAAGCTGCTGATTTCAGAAGCAAATGACCTCCTGGGAACATCATTATCCGATGATGATGTAGACACCATCGGAGGCTGGATAATGACGCAGAAGTATGATGTGACTCAGGGAGACTTTATCGAAGAAGAAGGATTCAGATTTATTATTAAGGAAATGGAAGGGCACCATATTTCCTATATTGAAGTTGTCAAAATATGA
- a CDS encoding cation diffusion facilitator family transporter: MGHSHSHGHGHSHDHHHTGNKKALMWAFILIASFMIVEVIGGVWTNSLALLSDAGHMLSDAAALGLSFLAIKIGEKKATNSKTFGYKRFEIIAASINGITLLLISLYIFYEAYHRILEPPAVQSMGMLVISSIGLLVNIAAAFILMSGDKEHNLNVRSAFLHVLGDLLGSVGAITAALLIYFFGWGIADPIASVMVAVLILISGWRVVKESFHILMEGTPSHLNPEDIKSALLGLAHVKDVHDLHIWTITSGFPSLSCHLVIEHDGGHDAVLHAAQSVLHDEYGIEHSTIQVEGERKGCPGHNESCN; encoded by the coding sequence ATGGGGCACAGTCATAGTCACGGACATGGGCATTCACATGATCATCATCACACAGGCAATAAAAAGGCCTTAATGTGGGCATTTATTTTGATTGCTTCATTTATGATTGTAGAAGTAATTGGTGGAGTATGGACTAACAGCCTTGCGCTGCTATCGGATGCCGGACACATGCTGAGTGATGCAGCTGCGCTTGGCTTAAGTTTTCTGGCAATCAAAATAGGGGAAAAAAAGGCGACAAATTCAAAAACATTTGGCTACAAACGATTTGAAATTATTGCTGCTTCAATTAATGGAATCACACTGCTCTTGATTTCTCTCTATATTTTCTATGAAGCCTATCACCGCATTCTTGAGCCGCCGGCTGTTCAAAGTATGGGGATGCTGGTGATCTCATCGATCGGACTGCTCGTAAATATCGCAGCAGCATTTATATTAATGAGTGGGGATAAGGAACACAATTTAAATGTTAGGAGCGCTTTTCTGCATGTTCTTGGTGACTTGCTTGGTTCCGTTGGAGCTATAACAGCTGCGCTTCTAATTTATTTCTTCGGCTGGGGCATTGCGGACCCGATTGCAAGTGTAATGGTAGCAGTTCTTATCCTAATAAGCGGATGGAGGGTGGTAAAAGAGTCCTTTCATATTTTAATGGAAGGGACACCTTCCCACCTGAATCCTGAGGATATTAAAAGTGCGCTCCTTGGCCTTGCACATGTAAAGGATGTTCATGATCTTCATATTTGGACGATTACTTCTGGTTTCCCATCTCTTAGCTGCCATCTTGTGATTGAACATGACGGCGGCCACGATGCAGTCCTTCATGCGGCACAATCGGTACTGCATGATGAATATGGCATTGAGCATAGCACAATTCAAGTGGAAGGAGAAAGAAAAGGCTGCCCCGGCCATAATGAAAGCTGCAATTAA